Within Dysgonomonas sp. HDW5A, the genomic segment CACTTCCGACCCTTCTTCTATTAGTTTTTGTGCAACCATTCCTCCTTCAATAGCACTCAGTTGAATCGTATTGATGGGTTGTACCTGCCCGCTGATACGCACATAGTCATTAAACTGCCCTTTTGTTACAGATTGGATGCTTAACTTTTGCTTATCAACATTCAATTTCGAAGCATGGTTGCCAAAAATCAACCAGCATATCGCAGCCAGTACGATTACTCCTCCAATCACAAAGGGGATATGTTTTTTCTTTAACCCTTTTTTCTTTTCTATAATTGTATCCATATCAATATATTAAATTCACTGAACTATTTGTTGCTTTGGCGAGTGTAATCACAATAGATAGTTCTGGTTGTAAGATGTATTACTAAATGTTTACTATTGCTTATTCTTTATTATCTAACAACAAATGGTTCTCCCTTATAATAAAGAACTAATTCGTGCTTTAGTTGAAATTTAAGTCTGGAATTTAGCTCTTCTGCTCTCGCCTGAAGCAAGCGGTTAGCACTTGTGTGGAGCTCTATTGCGCTGATGAGTCCTTCTGAAAATTTCCGTTCATTTACTCTTTGAGCAACCTCCATTGCCTCCGTTTGTTTTTTTGCCTGATAATATTCGTCTACCTGACCATTCATATCGGCAACAGCCTGCTCTATTTCGCTATATAATACCCGTAATGTTTCCTCCTGTTGGGTTTGAGCTATCACAACCTGAGCTTTTCCCCGTCTCATTTCAGCTGTACGAGAGAAGCCATTGAAAATAGGTATCCGAAGAGAGAAACCGATATATCGACCCATCTTGTTTTTGAATTGATAATCGAATGACGAATAATCACTGCCATCCATATAACGGGAGAAATTGGTAGAATACCCGCCCTCCACGGCTATCGATGGAAACAATCCTCCTTTGGCAGCCTTATAGGCTAATTGTTTAGCTTCTACAGTAGTTTCGGCGACTAGAGCCTGAGGCAAGTACGTTTTAGCCTGTTCAAAAATAGTATAAGCTGATTCTTCCGACTTTGCAATTATTGCCAGCGGATCCGAGTCTTCTATTTCGAAAGTTTCATCAATCGGGAAATTCATTTTTTCTTTAAGTAATATAAATCCGATGGTTAAGATATTTTTTTGCCGTGTCAGATTATAAGTATTGGCTGCCTCCTGAGCAGTCATCTCTGCCACTTCGGGAAATCCTTTTACACCTAATTCCATCATTCTTTGTACTTGCTTTAAATTGGCGGTACTCTCGGCTAGCTCTTGTTCGGCAAGTTTAACTCTTTCTATATTATATAAGACATTATAAAAAGCTTCCATAACTTCAAAAGCGATCATATCTTCGGTATATTCGAGTTGATGCTTCCCCATAAGCTTACTCATTTTCTGCATTTTTAATCTGTTTATATTTCCAAGTCCATCAAAAAGGGTTAAGGATGAATATAGATTATAACTATTGCTGAAAGAGTTTACATTTGTATAGGTATTCGTTTCAGAATCAAGTCCACGACCAAAATTAAATGATGCTGAAGTATTTGCATTTATGGATGGCAATAGCTGCCCGATGGCCTCCAGATAATTCTGATGATAAATGCTGTTTTGTGCTTCTTGTTTATTTCTTCTGGGGCTGTGTTTTATTCCATATTCCATACACTCCATAAGAGTCCATTTTTTTTCTTGAGAATAAGCTGTCAGGCTTATCAGAATAAAGAGTATAGCAGCTAAGTATTTCATAATAATATTTACAGTTTTACTTATTTATAGACCAATTTCATGCCAAAACATATAAAAACATGTAATAAAGACTATTACATGTTTTCTGCTTTTTTATTAGTGTAAAATTATTTTACACGAGATGTTTAATTTCTTTATTACTTTTCAGTAAAAAAGAACAACTCTGTTCGATAAATACAATTATGAAGGTTTATTTCTCTTATCGAAAATAGCTTTTAGACAAGAAATAGGAGGGATATATTTTAAAGTATAAACAAATAACAATACAGCTCTTTTTATAGATTAGATAAAAGAGACTTCACCGACAGAAGATTATTTTGATTAATATCGGAATTGAAGAGTTAAAGTAAACGCATTGTCTTTTAAATCATTCTCGAAACCAAGAAGATTAGCGGATGTTTCATTTCTAATTATTTCATAGTAAGCTTGTAGTTCTACATTTTTGTAAGCATGCCAAATAGCACCGAATCCCACCGTACTATATTTGACGTCAGCTCTGTTTGTGCCATTCAATCCAATATTATTGCCCGATACTTTTGTGTTCGGATCGTACCAGTCGTACTTAAGCAGGGCTTCGAACGGTAATTTACCAATATCCTGAATTAAGAAAATATACGCTCCCGTGAAATTTCGCAGATAAGTATCATGCGACGGGCGTACAGAAGATTGGGGACTTACTGTTCCTGTTGCCGAACCGGGTTGCTTACCAAATATATATTCAGCTCTTAGCTGTGTTCCTCCAAATGAGTTTGTCCAATTTGTTTGAAGATCAAAACCAAGATATTCACGTCGGGCAAATCGACCTAAGTTTTGAGGGTTTGAGTTCAAGACAAAACCACCATCTTGCATTCTGTATACATTTTGTGTTCCTTGATATACGCTACCCAGATAATAAGAAGTTCCGACTGTGAGGGAAGCATTTTTTCCAATTTTAGGAGATGCAGTCAAGTGACCGATAAAATCCCGTCGGTTATCACTTTCCATAGATATACCATTTCCGGCGACTAAAGCTGTTTCCAAAGAAAATATATCAAGAGGAGACCCATCTTTTGCTCTGAATTGTATACTCGCCCCTAAATCACGTTCGCCCGGAAACAAAGTGGTAATAACTCTCGAACGTTCGGGGGACTCTCTGCGTGAAGATGAATATCCTATTTCGTGCCCGAAAGGACGGAAGAAAAGTCCTGCCTGAATAAAGCTGGTTTTAAACCAAGGGTCTTTTATTTTCAGATAAGCATCTCTGGGTGCAATACCTCTTTCTGTAATGTCAATTTGAAATACTACAGAGGTTAAACCTTCTTCGTAAGTCGTTTTTATACGCCCCCTTCGGATACCTACACGGTTAAAACTTTTGTCAGGATTTTCATTGGGTCCGCCTATTCGTATATTAGCGTCTTTTTGAGCCGATATAAATTGAGGTTGGAAGTACCCACTTAGCTTGATATTATTGAGTCGGTTAACGATTCGCTCTAAATTCTCTACTCGATGTTGAAGTTGTTCATTATCATTTATACTATCTTTTTGGGCAAAAAGATAACTCGACAATGTCAAGCACAGGACAATGAGGAGAATGCGTTTAGTAATCTTCATATGATAATAAATAACAAAACAACTTATTTTTATGTATTTACAAATATATCTTTTAATTATTAGATATCACTTTATGACTCCTTTTTTTTGACACAATGTAAAATTCTGCTCCTTTATATTATTGCAGAAATTCTGCCACATATGGATATAGAACGTCATTATTCACAACATAACTTCCATGATCATGTCCTTTTATTATCTTTAATACTGCATTAGGCATTGCGTTGACAATATTTTGAAAGCTATCTTCATAATACAGGTCATCTTCTGCTCCGATAACCAGGGTCGGGGTATTGATTTCTTTTAAATCGTCTAATTCGATATTCGGTTGCTCCAGCATCATTTTAAATAATGGATCTTGCGTCTTTTCGTATTCTTCAGCAATCGAGTTATATATATCCAATTTAAAATCGCTAGGTTTTAGATTCACTCCAAGTAACACCATTCGGTTGAACGTCTGAGGATATTTTAAAGTAAGTAATAAGCTTATAATTGCTCCGTCACTAAATCCTATTACTGACACATGTTTCAATTCTAGTTTTTCGATAAATTGATGAATGTCTTCGGCCATAGTTTCATAAGTAAAATCTTCGGTTCTTGTACTGGCACCGTGGTTACGGCTATCAATAGCATATACCGTAAATTGTTTTTCTAATTTACTTACCAGTTTATCGAATATTTGTAAATCTTCTCCATTGCCATGCAATAAAATGAGCGGATTTCCATTTCCTTTTACAAGGTAGTTAAGCGTAATATTATTGACATTTATTTCCATGTGTTTTGATAATTAAGGTCTAAAACCTGTTTTTTTACTCTAATAATTAAATAGTAAGTAAAAGAAAGTATTTAATGAAATGTATCATTCAATACTTTCATTGAGATATGTATAATGAACTGATTGTACTCTACACATTGTTTACTATCTGTTGGCTAGGTATACAACTCTAATATAATTATATTTGTAAGAATAATGACTAATTAATGGGAAATTCATCACCAAACGAAATATTTACTCTTGCAGCCGATATTGTGCTTAATACGTCGCAATCGGTTTTTCTGACAGGTAAAGCGGGTACAGGTAAGACAACATTCCTGCATTATATCCGTGAGCATGCAAATAAAAATGTAATAGTGGCTGCTCCAACAGGAGTAGCATCAATAAATGCAGGGGGAGTAACTCTACATTCTTTATTACAGCTTCCATTCGAGCCGTTTATTCCGAACCTTGAGGGTAAAAAGAAACTTGAATTTCATTTCAAATTGCGTAAGTCGAAGATTGAGATGTTACGCGAACTCGATCTGCTCATTATAGATGAAGTCAGTATGCTTAGAGCAGATATGCTCGATGCTATAGACTATTTATTGAAACGTTATCGCAATAATCAGCAATTATTTGGCGGTGTACAAATTCTCTTCATAGGAGATATGTATCAACTTCCACCGGTGGTACAACAGCATGAGTGGGATCAAATGAAAGAGTATTATCCGTCCCCATTCTTTTTTCATGCTCAGGCACTGCAAAATAATATGCCTTTGTATATAGAGTTAAAGACTATTTACAGGCAAAGCGATCAGATTTTTATCGATATCCTTAATCGTATTCGCAATAGCTGCACAACGTCTGCTGACCTACAAATACTGAATAAGCGTTATGATCCTTCTTTTAAGCTAACAGAGGAAAACAGATATATTGTTCTTTGTACTCATAACTATAAAGCTGATAAAATAAATAATGATGAGCTGGCTCGTCTGACTGCAAAAGCTGTATCTTTTTCGGGGAAGATAAGTGGCGATTTTGCGGAGAACTCTTTACCTACCGACTTTAATCTATTGCTAAAGGTTGGGGCACAGGTTATGTTTGTGAAAAACGATGCAGGAGAGAAACGTCGTTATTACAATGGAAAACTGGCAGTCGTTAGTTTTTTATCAGAAAAAAAGATAATCGTCCGGTTCGAAAACGGTCATGAAATGGAGCTGGAGGAAGAAACATGGCGCAATGTACGTTATTCGTTAAACGAAGACTCCGGAGATATTCAAGAAGAGGAGCTTGGAGCATTTACTCAATATCCGATCCGATTAGCTTGGGCTATTACCATACATAAGAGTCAGGGCTTAACTTTCGACCGTGTTGTAATCGATGCAGGACATGCTTTTGCTGCCGGTCAGGTGTACGTGGCACTCAGCCGCTGTACTTCTCTGGATGGGATAGTATTGTTTTCTCGTATTGCGGCAGACAGTATTCGCACGGATGAGGGAGCTATAGCTTTTAGCCGTAAAGAGTTGAAGCAAGACTACCTACAACAAATATTAGAGCAGGAAAAACCTTATTATTGTGCTGAACGATTAAAAAAGGCATTCGACTGGTCACCCGTAGTCCGTAGTTTGCGTTCGTTCTATGAATTAGTCTCAAGCAAGACCATTCCCAACAAAGAGGAGGTTCAAAAATTAGTTTCACAATTGTATTGTAAGGCTGAAGAACAAGAAAAGATATCCCAAAACTTCAGAAAGGAACTTCATTCCATATTATATACATCCAACCCTGATATCTATTTAATAAAAGATAGGGTAAATAAGGCTGTCTCTTATTTTCATAAAGATCTGCAACAAAACATTATTCTACCAATAGAGAATCACATTAACAGTTTAAAGAATGCTTCTAAGGTAAAAGCGTATTTGAAAGGGATACGTGAGATTGATGCTACTTTATTATCATTTCTGGCTAAGTTAGAGCATATACGCTATGGTAATATTAACCTCACTGAAAATATTATTTTTGACAAAGTAATCATTCAAAAAGCAGAAGAGGTACAAGTTGCTGAAAAGAAAGAGAAAGCTCAAAAAGGAGATAGTCAACGTATTACTCTTTCGTTATTTAATGAAGGAAAATCGGTAAAAGAGATTGTAGCTGAACGTAATTTATCCACTACTACAATTGAAGGGCATTTATCGGGTTTTATCCTTACTGGTGATTTGTCTGTTGATAAATTAATCTCTAAAGACAAGCAGGATTATCTCATCCCCCGATTAAAGGAGATACCATTTAATACTCCTTTATCGAGTATCAAAGAGAACTTACCAAAAGAATATAGCTATCTGGATATTAAATCAATAATCAATCATCTGAGATGGTTGAAAAGCTCTTCCGAATAAAAAGGGAAAGGAGTTGGATGAAATGATGATGGGTTGCTAAAATTTTATTCTTGTATGATTGAATACATTTTCATATCTATAACAGCACCATTCTTTACTGCATTTTTTCTTAAAGTGCCTTCGCATTTAAAGCCACATTTTTCAAGTATACGGCATGAGCCCGTATTATGGGCAAATGGTTCTGCAAAAATTCTGATAATATCAGTATTCTGAAAAACATAGTCACATATTTGTTTTACCGCACTTGTTCCAATCCCTTTGCCCCAGTACGGTTCTGCAATATAATATCCTAATTCGGCTGTTTTTGAATGTATATTTGTCTGGCGAAATATGCCTATACTGCCTACTGCCTTGTCTTCAATAGTTATTGCAAAAGCATACACCATTTCGTCATCTGCAGTAAGCATTGTAGTAATGTATTCTTTGGCATCTTCCGGTGTATAAGGAAAAGGTATACCATCTCTTAAATTATCAAGAATCTTTTTGTTGTTTAGAGCTTCCGAAAGATCATCTGTATCTTCTATTTTCCATCGGCGTATTTTACATTCCATTTTATTTTCTATTTATCTAGTCTCGCTAAGATAAATATTCTATTAGTATAAATCGGCAATAATGATATAAAAAAAGCCTCTCAGAAATGAGAGGCTTTTTATCTAGTGATCCTGCTGGGGCTCGAACCCAGGACCCCATCATTAAAAGTGATGTGCTCTACCAACTGAGCTACAGAATCTACCTATTTGCTTTTCTTTCAAAGCGAGTGCAAAGGTAGTATAATAAATTATATATCCAATAGCATATTGTAAATTTTTGCTAAATTTGTCACTGATTGATCTTCATCCTGAGGTTTTATAAAGGGCGTGGAGGTCTTCCTCCACCTCCCGGAGGACCGAATCTGGGCCCAGAATCATTACCCATATCACTCATTTTGGCACCACCTTTGAATATTTGAAAGCGATATATAAAGCTAAACATAAAATAACTTTCTAAAACATTAGTTCTCGATTCGCTTGTAGATTCTGTTGAGAAGGATTGAGATATATTCGTTTTTTGATGTAGTATATCGTAAATGCTGAGTTTCAGCGTGCCGTTTTTAGCTTTGAAAACTTGTTTTGATACAGAAGCATTCCATAACCATTCATTCAGTTCAAAGCCTTGTGTTGTTCCCGCATTTGCCGAATAATTGAGATCGGTATCCACCACAAAGTTGTATGGTAGATATAATGTCGTATTAAAGGTGCCTCCATAGTTATAAACAGTACGGTCTTGAAGGTTTCCTAAACTGTTATTTGTTGTTGTGTATCTAATGTTACCTCGAAGCCCAAAATCAACTAAATCAGATCTGTATTGCAGACCTAAACTTTCTGCAAGGTTCAGGTTA encodes:
- a CDS encoding GNAT family N-acetyltransferase — translated: MECKIRRWKIEDTDDLSEALNNKKILDNLRDGIPFPYTPEDAKEYITTMLTADDEMVYAFAITIEDKAVGSIGIFRQTNIHSKTAELGYYIAEPYWGKGIGTSAVKQICDYVFQNTDIIRIFAEPFAHNTGSCRILEKCGFKCEGTLRKNAVKNGAVIDMKMYSIIQE
- a CDS encoding TolC family protein; translation: MKYLAAILFILISLTAYSQEKKWTLMECMEYGIKHSPRRNKQEAQNSIYHQNYLEAIGQLLPSINANTSASFNFGRGLDSETNTYTNVNSFSNSYNLYSSLTLFDGLGNINRLKMQKMSKLMGKHQLEYTEDMIAFEVMEAFYNVLYNIERVKLAEQELAESTANLKQVQRMMELGVKGFPEVAEMTAQEAANTYNLTRQKNILTIGFILLKEKMNFPIDETFEIEDSDPLAIIAKSEESAYTIFEQAKTYLPQALVAETTVEAKQLAYKAAKGGLFPSIAVEGGYSTNFSRYMDGSDYSSFDYQFKNKMGRYIGFSLRIPIFNGFSRTAEMRRGKAQVVIAQTQQEETLRVLYSEIEQAVADMNGQVDEYYQAKKQTEAMEVAQRVNERKFSEGLISAIELHTSANRLLQARAEELNSRLKFQLKHELVLYYKGEPFVVR
- a CDS encoding helix-turn-helix domain-containing protein, whose amino-acid sequence is MGNSSPNEIFTLAADIVLNTSQSVFLTGKAGTGKTTFLHYIREHANKNVIVAAPTGVASINAGGVTLHSLLQLPFEPFIPNLEGKKKLEFHFKLRKSKIEMLRELDLLIIDEVSMLRADMLDAIDYLLKRYRNNQQLFGGVQILFIGDMYQLPPVVQQHEWDQMKEYYPSPFFFHAQALQNNMPLYIELKTIYRQSDQIFIDILNRIRNSCTTSADLQILNKRYDPSFKLTEENRYIVLCTHNYKADKINNDELARLTAKAVSFSGKISGDFAENSLPTDFNLLLKVGAQVMFVKNDAGEKRRYYNGKLAVVSFLSEKKIIVRFENGHEMELEEETWRNVRYSLNEDSGDIQEEELGAFTQYPIRLAWAITIHKSQGLTFDRVVIDAGHAFAAGQVYVALSRCTSLDGIVLFSRIAADSIRTDEGAIAFSRKELKQDYLQQILEQEKPYYCAERLKKAFDWSPVVRSLRSFYELVSSKTIPNKEEVQKLVSQLYCKAEEQEKISQNFRKELHSILYTSNPDIYLIKDRVNKAVSYFHKDLQQNIILPIENHINSLKNASKVKAYLKGIREIDATLLSFLAKLEHIRYGNINLTENIIFDKVIIQKAEEVQVAEKKEKAQKGDSQRITLSLFNEGKSVKEIVAERNLSTTTIEGHLSGFILTGDLSVDKLISKDKQDYLIPRLKEIPFNTPLSSIKENLPKEYSYLDIKSIINHLRWLKSSSE
- a CDS encoding alpha/beta fold hydrolase, with amino-acid sequence MEINVNNITLNYLVKGNGNPLILLHGNGEDLQIFDKLVSKLEKQFTVYAIDSRNHGASTRTEDFTYETMAEDIHQFIEKLELKHVSVIGFSDGAIISLLLTLKYPQTFNRMVLLGVNLKPSDFKLDIYNSIAEEYEKTQDPLFKMMLEQPNIELDDLKEINTPTLVIGAEDDLYYEDSFQNIVNAMPNAVLKIIKGHDHGSYVVNNDVLYPYVAEFLQ